One genomic window of Melanotaenia boesemani isolate fMelBoe1 chromosome 20, fMelBoe1.pri, whole genome shotgun sequence includes the following:
- the dctn1b gene encoding dynactin subunit 1 isoform X4, protein MSHTRRNTYTRTTSSGSSRMSSDGGGRPVKVGSLVEVIGKGQSGTVAYIGTTLFASGKWVGVILDEAKGKNDGTVQGKRYFTCEENRGIFVRQSQIQLVDDGADTTSPETPEPGTGKVPKREIPEATKSAKLRGLKPKKTPAPRKTTARRPKQPSRPAGGKGAASGSASASAGEMSSSEPSTPAQTPLAAPVIPTLHSPGNPPAPVPSKEEEALRAQVKDLEEKLETLKMKRTEDKAKLKELEKHKIQLEQLQEWKTKMQEQQAELQKQLKEAKREAKEALEAKERYMEEMSDTADAIEMATLDKEMAEERAESLQLEVDSLKEKVDELTMDLEILKHEIEEKGSDGAASSYHVKQLEEQNSRLKEALVRMRDLSASEKQEHVKLQKQMEKKNTELDSLRSQKEKLQEEMSAAEKTIDELKEQVDAALGAEEMVETLTERNLDLEEKVRELRETVADLEAINEMNDELQENARETELELREMLDLGAARVREAEKRVEAAQETVADYQQTIKKYRELTAHLQEVNRELTSQQEASAELQQQPPAEMFDFKIKFAETKAYAKAIEMELRKMEVGQANRHVSLLTSFMPESFLRHGGDHDCILVLLLMPRLICKAELISKQAQEKFDLNENCLERSGLKGAVGEQLSFAGGLVYSLSLLQATLHKYEQALAQCSVEVYKKIGSLYPEMSVHERSLDFLIDLLHRDQLDETVNVEPLTKAIKYYQHLYSIHLADQNEDCTMQLADHIRFTQSALDCMAVEVGRLRAFLHAGQEKADLAVLLKDLETSCSDIRQFCKKIRRRMPGTDAPGIPSALNFGQQVSDTLSDCRKHLTWVVAVLQEVAAAGAQMMSPLGEQEGLSAVKLEDVAFKAGEQIYGSQGANPYEYLRQSCSIVIATMNKMATAMQEGEYDSEKPHSKNPPPVEVRAAALRAEITDAEGLGLKLEDRETVIKELKKSLKIKGEELSEANVRLSLLEKKLDSSSKDADERVEKIQTRLDEAQTLLKKKEKEFEETMDALQADIDQLESEKAELKQRINSQSKMTVDGLRGSGSSGIASIVTGIAGEEQKAGMISGVGSGSGVQVIDSPLLTQQIEAQRLCIKHLKNENNRLKAEKMRVQLASLPPLHVTKFPSKEGRPEVLSSALYRKTDQLLETLLQMSANVKVVDITGKSPVTPGAQLLEQTARLQSLRQTLDRLKDEVAEHVVNQQPGARVSSDFATFPSTTFVKAKEETHGDTVLVGRVMVPCPRGQEQVHRLVLSQSQLQKVHSMLQT, encoded by the exons AGATCCCAGAGGCCACCAAGTCTGCCAAACTG CGAGGACTGAAGCCCAAAAAG ACCCCTGCACCCAGGAAG ACCACGGCCAGAAGGCCCAAG CAGCCCAGCCGACCTGCAGGTGGAAAGGGGGCAGCGTCCGGCTCGGCTTCGGCCTCCGCTGGAGAGATGAGCAGCAGCGAGCCCAGCACGCCGGCCCAGACCCCCCTGGCTGCTCCAGTCATTCCCACCCTCCACTCCCCAGGAAACCCTCCGGCTCCTGTCCCCAGCAAG gaggaggaggcgcTACGTGCTCAGGTGAAGGACCTGGAGGAGAAGCTGGAGACgctgaagatgaagaggacagaggaCAAAGCTAAGctgaaggagctggagaagCACAAGATCCAGCTGGAGCAGCTGCAGGAGTGGAAGACCAAGATGCAGGAGCAGCAGGCCGAACTGCAGAAACAACTCAAAGAAGCAAAGAGG GAGGCCAAAGAAGCCCTGGAGGCGAAGGAGCGCTACATGGAGGAGATGTCTGACACGGCCGACGCGATTGAGATGGCAACATTGGATAAGGAGATGGCCGAGGAGAGAGCAGAGTCTCTGCAGCTGGAGGTTGACTCCCTTAAGGAGAAAGTGGACGAGCTCACCATGGACCTGGAGATCCTCAAGCACGAAATTGAGGAGAAAG gtTCAGATGGTGCTGCTTCCAGTTACCATGTGAAGCAGCTGGAAGAGCAGAACAGCAGGCTGAAGGAAGCACTGGTCAG GATGCGTGACCTCTCTGCATCAGAGAAGCAAGAACATGTGAAGTTGCAAAAGCAGATGGAGAAGAAGAACACAGAGCTTGATTCTCTGCGAagccagaaagaaaaactgcaggaaGAGATGTCGGCGGCGGAGAAGACCATTGATGAGCTGAAAGAGCAG GTGGATGCAGCTTTGGGGGCGGAGGAGATGGTGGAGACTCTGACAGAGAGAAACCTGGACCTGGAGGAGAAAGTCAGGGAGCTGAGAGAGACTGTCGCAGATCTG GAAGCCATAAACGAGATGAATGATGAGCTGCAAGAAAACGCTAGAGAGACGGAGCTGGAGCTGAGAGAGATGTTGGATCTGGGAGCTGCAAGAGTTCGAGAGGCTGAGAAACGAGTGGAAGCGGCTCAGGAGACTGTAGCTGATTACCAGCAGACCATCAAGAAATACCGCGAGCTCACTGCTCACCTGCAG GAGGTGAACAGAGAGCTGACCAGCCAGCAggaggcctctgcagagctgcagcagcagccaccGGCAGAAATGTTTGATTTCAAGATTAAGTTTGCAGAGACAAAGGCCTACGCCAAG GCCATTGAGATGGAGCTTAGGAAGATGGAGGTGGGTCAAGCCAACCGACACGTTTCCCTCCTGACCTCCTTCATGCCCGAGTCCTTCCTACGTCACGGTGGTGACCACGACTGCATCCTGGTGCTGCTGCTCATGCCCAGACTGATCTGCAAA gCCGAGCTGATCAGCAAACAGGCGCAGGAGAAGTTTGACCTGAATGAAAACTGTCTGGAGCGATCCGGCCTGAAGGGAGCCGTCGGGGAGCAGCTGAGCTTTGCAGGCGGTCTTGTCTACTCGCTGAGTCTGTTGCAGGCCACGCTCCACAAATATGAACA AGCCCTAGCTCAGTGCAGTGTAGAGGTCTATAAGAAGATAGGCTCTTTGTACCCAGAGATGAGTGTTCATGAACGATCGTTGGATTTCCTCATCGACCTCCTGCACAGAGACCAGCTGGATGAGACGGTCAACGTGGAGCCGCTCACCAAAGCCATTAAATATTATCAg CACCTGTATAGTATCCATCTGGCAGATCAGAACGAGGACTGCACCATGCAGCTCGCTGATCACATCAGA TTTACCCAGAGTGCCTTGGACTGCATGGCTGTGGAGGTGGGTCGTCTGCGGGCATTCCTGCATGCGGGTCAGGAGAAGGCCGACCTCGCTGTGCTGCTCAAGGATCTGGAAACGTCCTGCAGTGACATCAGACAGTTCTGCAAGAAGATCCGTCGCAGGATGCCAGGAACGGATGCCCCCGGCATCCCATCAGCTCTCAACTTTGGACAACAG GTGTCTGAcacactctcagactgcaggaaACATTTGACATGGGTTGTGGCAGTGCTGCAAGAAGTAGCAGCAGCTGGAGCTCAGATGATGTCACCTTTAGGTGAACAGGAAGGGCTGTCAGCCGTCAAACTGGAGGACGTGGCGTTCAAGGCTGGAGAACAG ATATATGGATCTCAGGGTGCAAACCCATACGAGTATCTGCGACAGTCCTGTAGCATCGTCATAGCAACCATGAATAAAATGGCGACTGCTATGCAGGAAGGAGAGTATGACTCAGAGAAGCCTCACAGCAAG AATCCTCCACCGGTGGAAGTGCGAGCAGCAGCTCTGCGAGCAGAAATCACAGATGCAGAAGGACTCGGATTGAAGCTGGAGGACAGAGAGACCGTCATCAAAGAGCTgaagaaatctctaaagatcAAG ggTGAGGAGCTAAGTGAGGCCAACGTCCGTCTCAGTCTGCTGGAAAAGAAGCTGGACAGTTCATCCAAAGATGCAGATGAACGAGTTGAGAAGATCCAGACTCGACTGGATGAGGCCCAGACTCTgttgaagaagaaagagaa GGAGTTTGAGGAAACGATGGACGCTCTGCAGGCGGACATCGACCAGCTGGAGTCAGAGAAGGCAGAGCTGAAACAACGAATCAACAGCCAATCAAAGATGACCGTTGACGGGCTGAGAGGAAGCGGCTCGTCAGGAATTGCTTCAATCGTCACGGGAATAGCAGGAG AGGAACAAAAAG CTGGCATGATTTCTGGAGTCGGCTCTGGTTCGGGAGTTCAGGTGATCGACTCTcctctgctgactcagcagatTGAAGCCCAGAGACTCTGCATTAAACACCTAAAGAACGAGAACAACAGACTCAAG GCAGAGAAGATGCGTGTTCAACTCGCCTCTCTGCCTCCGCTTCACGTGACCAAATTTCCGTCCAAGGAAGGACGTCCTGAAGTGCTCTCTAGCGCCCTCTACCGCAAAACCGACCAGCTGCTGGAGACTTTGCTGCAGATGAGTGCCAATGTCAAGGTGGTGGACATCACTGGAAAGTCTCCAG TGACACCTGGTGCTCAGCTCCTGGAACAGACGGCTCGACTCCAGTCCCTGAGACAAACTCTGGACAGACTGAAG GACGAGGTAGCAGAGCATGTTGTCAATCAGCAGCCAGGAGCTCGAGTTTCATCTGACTTTGCAACTTTCCCCTCAACCACGTTTGTAAAG GCGAAGGAGGAGACACACGGTGACACGGTGCTGGTGGGTCGGGTCATGGTGCCGTGTCCCCGCGGGCAGGAGCAGGTCCACCGCCTCGTCCTGTCCCAGTCTCAGCTGCAGAAGGTTCACAGCATGCTGCAGACCTAA